A portion of the Gossypium arboreum isolate Shixiya-1 chromosome 8, ASM2569848v2, whole genome shotgun sequence genome contains these proteins:
- the LOC108468694 gene encoding GDSL esterase/lipase At5g22810-like, with protein sequence MFASFLCLCKAVGVCDGVGGGQHGRMGVVLVAKDGRVGRVSCNFLLIKLVYDFSVLNVYEISFEQLHSQALLNYPPKMKFVALLIPFAILLSMVKGQLVPAMFIFGDSIVDVGNNNDLVTLVKANFPPYGRDFAHHEPTGRFCNGKLAIDIIAEGLGFTDHQPAYMSDKANGEMLLIGVNFASAASGYYNATAILYNTFSLSQQLENYKDYKNKLTAITGKSNTSSIISNGIHLISSGSSDFLQNYYINPLLFTSYTPNMFSDILIESYDNFIQNLYELGARRIGVTTLPPLGCLPAAITAFGHGSNQCVARLNNNAISFNNKLNHRSQRLKRRFSKLKLVVLDIYSPLYTIITKPDENGFAEVRRACCGTGLLETSILCNQHSIGTCSNASQYVFWDSFHPTEAANKILATNLSNSGSSLIQP encoded by the exons ATGTTTGCTTCCTTCCTCTGTCTTTGCAAAGCGGTGGGAGTGTGTGATGGTGTTGGTGGCGGGCAGCATGGGAGAATGGGAGTGGTCTTGGTGGCGaaagatgggagagtgggaagag TATcttgtaattttttattaataaaattggtTTATGATTTTTCTGTATTGAATGTTTATGAGATTA GTTTTGAGCAA CTACATTCTCAGGCTCTTCTCAATTACCCCCCAAAAATGAAGTTTGTGGCTCTGCTTATTCCTTTTGCAATTTTGCTTTCTATGGTTAAGGGTCAACTTGTTCCTGCCATGTTCATATTTGGAGACTCAATTGTTGATGTAGGAAACAATAATGATCTGGTTACGCTTGTAAAAGCTAACTTCCCTCCTTATGGGAGGGATTTTGCTCATCATGAACCGACCGGAAGATTCTGTAATGGAAAGCTAGCGATAGATATTATTG CTGAGGGACTTGGCTTCACTGACCATCAGCCCGCTTACATGAGTGACAAGGCTAACGGGGAAATGTTGTTGATTGGAGTCAATTTTGCATCAGCTGCTTCCGGTTATTATAATGCTACAGCAATTTTATAC aATACATTCTCTTTAAGTCAACAATTGGAAAATTACAAAGATTACAAGAATAAATTAACAGCTATAACGGGAAAATCGAATACATCTTCAATCATATCGAACGGAATCCATCTTATTAGTTCTGGGAGCAGCGACTTTCTTCAAAACTATTACATTAATCCTTTATTATTCACATCCTATACACCTAATATGTTTTCAGATATTCTCATTGAATCATATGATAATTTCATTCAG AATTTATACGAGCTTGGAGCAAGAAGAATAGGAGTCACAACTTTACCACCACTTGGGTGCTTACCGGCAGCCATCACAGCTTTTGGGCATGGTAGCAATCAGTGTGTGGCTAGATTAAATAACAACGCAATTTCATTTAACAACAAGCTCAATCACAGATCTCAAAGGTTAAAGAGAAGGTTTTCTAAGCTTAAGTTAGTTGTCCTAGACATCTATAGTCCTCTTTACACCATTATCACAAAGCCTGATGAGAACG GTTTTGCAGAGGTAAGAAGAGCTTGTTGCGGGACTGGATTGCTTGAAACATCCATACTATGCAATCAACATTCCATTGGAACTTGCTCAAATGCGTCACAATATGTTTTCTGGGATAGTTTCCATCCAACAGAGGCTGCAAACAAGATTTTAGCTACTAACCTCTCTAATAGTGGAAGCTCTTTAATTCAACCAtag
- the LOC108469448 gene encoding aspartic proteinase CDR1-like, with the protein MVTPNQAILTTMAAIVLAILALSTLCSIEAQKDGFSVELIHRDSSKSPFYNPLETTSDRVTNALRRSFNRVHRFKTNSVPTTAAESDLTADSGEYLMKISLGTPRFDIVAIADTGSDLSWTQCKPCSQCFKQDAPFFDPSKSSTYRKISCSASQCIDLERTSCSTDHSCQYAVSYGDSSFSDGDLAADTLTLASTTGRPVAFPKTVIGCGTFNGGTFDEKTSGIIGLGGGQVSLISQLRTSVAGKFSYCLLPISQAGNSSKINFGSNAIVSGPGVVSTPLVKKSPDTFYFLTLETITVGTKRIKFTGSSLGSEEGNIIIDSGTTLTLLPSDFYSEVESAMTSQISAKRIEGPEGLSLCYNAKDEFKIPDVTVHFTNADVKLKPLNTFIRVSDTAICFTFNPLDDVAIYGNLSQMDFLIGYDTQKQTVSFKPTDCSKN; encoded by the coding sequence ATGGTCACCCCAAACCAAGCAATTCTTACAACAATGGCAGCTATAGTTTTGGCTATCCTTGCTCTCTCTACACTTTGCTCTATTGAAGCTCAAAAGGATGGCTTCAGTGTTGAATTAATCCACCGTGACTCCAGTAAATCTCCCTTTTACAATCCTTTAGAAACCACCTCTGATCGTGTCACCAATGCCTTGCGTCGTTCCTTCAATCGTGTTCATCGCTTCAAGACGAATTCTGTTCCAACAACGGCAGCAGAATCTGATCTCACTGCCGATTCTGGTGAATATTTGATGAAAATATCACTTGGAACCCCAAGGTTTGATATTGTTGCAATAGCTGATACAGGAAGTGATCTTAGTTGGACTCAATGCAAGCCTTGTTCTCAGTGTTTCAAGCAAGACGCTCCATTTTTTGACCCTAGTAAATCGTCAACTTACAGAAAGATTTCTTGCAGTGCAAGTCAATGCATTGATCTTGAACGCACCTCTTGTTCTACTGATCATTCTTGTCAATATGCCGTCTCTTACGGTGATAGCTCTTTCTCAGACGGTGATCTCGCTGCTGATACACTCACCTTGGCTTCGACAACCGGCCGACCCGTAGCTTTCCCGAAAACAGTCATTGGATGTGGAACCTTCAATGGTGGAACATTCGATGAGAAGACATCTGGCATTATCGGCCTTGGAGGTGGTCAAGTTTCACTAATTTCCCAATTGAGAACTTCCGTAGCTGGCAAATTCTCCTACTGCTTGTTGCCAATTTCCCAAGCAGGTAATTCCAGCAAAATTAACTTTGGCTCCAATGCAATAGTTTCAGGCCCTGGAGTTGTTTCAACACCATTGGTTAAAAAATCCCCCGACACCTTTTACTTCCTTACACTTGAAACCATCACTGTTGGAACCAAAAGAATAAAGTTCACAGGCTCTTCTTTGGGATCAGAAGAAGGCAACATAATCATTGATTCAGGCACTACATTGACTCTTCTCCCATCAGATTTTTACTCAGAAGTTGAATCCGCCATGACTAGCCAGATTAGTGCTAAAAGGATTGAAGGTCCTGAGGGTTTGAGTTTATGCTATAATGCTAAAGACGAGTTTAAAATCCCTGATGTTACAGTGCATTTTACTAATGCTGATGTGAAGTTAAAGCCATTGAACACCTTCATCAGGGTTTCCGACACAGCTATATGCTTCACTTTCAATCCCCTGGATGATGTTGCAATTTATGGTAACTTGTCACAGATGGATTTCTTAATTGGATATGATACTCAAAAGCAGACAGTCTCGTTTAAGCCCACTGATTGCTCCAAGAATTAG